The following are encoded in a window of Trichomycterus rosablanca isolate fTriRos1 chromosome 13, fTriRos1.hap1, whole genome shotgun sequence genomic DNA:
- the LOC134324962 gene encoding ovarian cancer G-protein coupled receptor 1, translating to MPNMSDEQIDCTINHDIHQYLFSWTYILVLLVGLPTNAYSLYHAWLQLRARNELGVYLLNLTVSDLLYLASLPLWLQYIFQGDDWRYSEWACQVCGFLLYENIYVSIGFLCCISIDRYLAVVYPLRFSSLRTMKAAALVSAVVWLKELGLGVIFFHHKELSRDKSNQSVCFEHYPMQSWEHPINYYRFYVGFLFPFGILSVSYFRVLRAVGKSAGTQTSQKIRIKYLVTSTIIIFLVCFSPYHIFLLVRTLIERECSFIEKIFNYYHFSLLLTSFNCIADPALYCFVSESTQRSIQQAVEACAHIFCCCSKCEGSYNTDSTEAAAPNNVPGTSVVMLLQQTKVEM from the coding sequence ATGCCAAACATGTCTGACGAACAAATTGACTGCACTATTAACCATGATATTCACCAGTACCTCTTCTCCTGGACTTACATTTTGGTCCTGCTGGTGGGCCTTCCAACCAACGCCTACTCACTCTACCATGCCTGGCTGCAGCTGAGAGCTCGCAACGAGCTGGGTGTCTACCTGCTAAACCTGACTGTGTCGGATCTGCTCTACCTTGCCTCTCTGCCTCTTTGGCTGCAGTACATATTCCAAGGTGATGACTGGAGGTATAGTGAGTGGGCCTGCCAGGTGTGTGGCTTTCTTCTCTACGAGAACATCTATGTCAGCATTGGCTTTTTGTGTTGCATCTCTATAGATCGCTACCTGGCTGTGGTCTACCCCCTTCGCTTTTCCTCTCTTCGCACTATGAAAGCGGCAGCGCTGGTCAGTGCCGTGGTGTGGCTCAAGGAGCTTGGTTTGGGAGTCATCTTTTTTCACCACAAGGAGCTGAGCAGGGACAAGTCAAACCAGTCAGTATGCTTCGAGCACTACCCCATGCAATCATGGGAACACCCTATCAACTACTACCGCTTCTATGTGGGCTTTCTGTTTCCATTTGGAATCCTTTCCGTGTCCTACTTTCGGGTTTTGCGGGCTGTGGGAAAGAGTGCAGGGACACAGACCTCACAGAAAATCCGCATTAAGTACTTGGTGACAAgcactattattatatttttggtATGTTTCTCACCATACCACATCTTCCTGCTTGTGCGAACACTTATAGAAAGAGAATGCTCCTTTATTGAAAAGATCTTCAATTACTACCATTTCTCACTTTTGCTTACTAGCTTTAATTGTATTGCCGACCCAGCGCTTTACTGCTTTGTCAGTGAAAGCACGCAGCGCAGCATTCAACAGGCTGTGGAGGCCTGCGCCCATATTTTTTGCTGCTGCTCCAAATGTGAGGGAAGCTATAACACAGATTCTACCGAAGCTGCAGCACCCAACAATGTTCCAGGCACGTCTGTAGTTATGCTGCTGCAGCAGACCAAAGTGGAAATGTGA